CCCATTCCGGCGTTTGGCATTTACCCGGAAACGGCCCAATCTGGATATCATTAAATACTATAGTCCCAACCAGGCGGTACAATTCACAATGGCCCACAGTGCTGCCCAGTTTGATTATATTAATATTTGCTATTTCGATCAGGAAACAAATGAACTATCATGTATCGTGATTATGGTAAATGAAACAACCCCGTCACGCCAATTAAACAAATATCCTCTTAACCAATGGAAAACAAACATGCCAAATACAATTCAGTATTAGTCATAGATGATCATAAGATGGTGGCCAATGGAATAAAGTTGTTGATAGGAGATCTTTTTGAAAATTTCTACATGGCTCATGACGGTGCAAGTGGCATGAGTAAAGCCTTACAGCACTTCCCTAAACTGATCATTGTTGATTATTCCCTTCCCGATACTACAGGAGAAATACTGGTAAGGGAACTGAAATATAAGATCCCTTCAGCCAGGGTATTGGCTTATACTTATACCTATTCCGCCGAAACGATCGTAAAGATGTTTCAATCCGGAATCAATGGCTATGTGATCAAAAAAGAGAATGATGATGATTTCATCCGGGCCATACATGTATTGATGGAGGGCCGGGATTATTTCTGCAGCGAGGCCCGGACGCATATTCTGAATCGTTTTTCCAATACAGATGAAGATCATACCATCAGACATCTGATAGCAAATACAAAGTTCTCAGGAAAAGAACTTGAATTGATAAGGTTGTTATGCAGGCAGATGACCACTAAAGAAATAAGCAGTCACTTATATCTTTCTGAACGCACTGTTGAACAATACAGGAGCAGCATAACCAGACGTATAGGAGCAAGGAATCTTGCAGGGGTTATCAAATTTGCATTACAGAATGGGATCATTCAACTGGATGAATTATGATACCTACCATCACCATATCAATCCTATGCATATGCTTACCACGAAAGCGCATTCAAAAACAACATTTTTAAACAAAACCATTTCAGTTCTTCTTCTTATCTACTTCAGTTTACTTGTTTCTTCCTCCCTCGCTCAAAATTGCTCAATAAATGCAGGCGGAAATGCGACTGTCTGCAGCTCTTCCACCACCTTAACAGGAACAGAAAGCGGGACCACTGGCCCGGGTACTCCCACCTGGACTTTCGTATCCGGCCCCATAGTTCCCACTATTGTTTCCCCCAATACCCTGGTCACAAATATTACCGGGATGACTGCTGATGGTAATTATGTTTTCCAGTTGTCCCGGAATTGCGGTACCGGTATCGCCATTTCAACGGTGACGATCACTGCGCATCCGAGACCTGCAAGTTTTACAGCAGGACCGGATATTACCAATGTTTGCGCAACAGTAGGCACAACCCCATTGGCTGGTGTGATACCTGCCGGGTTTACAGGTGTATGGAGATCAGTGAATATTTACTCCTGGAGTAGATATAGCACTGTGGTCAGTACCAATTCCAGTTTTGACAATACCATTACTGCCACGCCTGTTTTTTCTCTTACCAATAAGGCCAATCATACGATTGACCCGGCTTATTACGCCATATTGAGAATTACCTCAGCCGATAACAGCTGTACTTTTGAAGACACTTCCATTGTCAGGTTTTTACCGAACCCTGCCATGGTATACCCAACCACCACAACACTCTGCCGGGATGCAGGAGATAATCAGACAGTCCTTATTCCGTCTGCAGGCTCCCCTATATTGGCAACCAACTATCCCAATACTTCAGGATCAGCAGGTTCCGGCACTACTTTTTCCATCAATGTAATCAGCCAGCCTGCCGGCGCCACCCTTACGTTTAACCGTATCAGTGATGAAGGACGGCTTTTCCTGACAGGCGGCACTATTCCGGGCACTTATCAATTCCAGTTAACGATCACCAATAGTTGCGGAACCCATACAACACCAACATTAACTTACAATTTTACCGGCGCCAAGCCGCGTATAGTTAATTTTCAACCTGCCGGCCACACTGCTCCTGAACAACTGACGATCTATTCCAATGTTGGCTCCGGGGCAGAGATCCATTGCAACAATATGGCCGGCACTACAACACCTGAAAACTTTTATTTCAGTATCGATCCTGCAGATCCCGCAACGGTGATTACTACATTAACCAACAGAGGCATTACGCCACCAGGAGGCGCCCCCTCCCTTGCACTGACCGGCGCCGGGTCCTACGACAGAATGGTTACTGTAACACCACCTATTGGAGGATGGCGGGTTGGAACGTATGCAATCGGTGTAAACACATCCAATGGAGCCTGTGAAGTAACCCAGAATTATTTTATCCATATCTCCGATAACGGCCGAACCGCACCAACAGTTTCGGATATTAGTGCCTGTTATACTGCAACAGGAGCGGTCGTATCAGCAACTGTTCCTCTTCCTGCCGTATACAAGGGAACCGTGAATACAAGCTATTTGCAGGAATTTGGCGGCTACTACAATTTTGCCGTTGTTTCCAAACCGGCCGGATCTGCCACCCCTACTTATACTTCTACAAGTCTGCGCAGTCTAACCAGCACCAGCACTACTATATCCAATCTCAACAGACCAGGTGATTATGTGTTCAGCATCACTGCAACGAATGGCCCCGGAGCAGGTCCTATCCTTGCAGCGGAGTATGGTTGCAGCGGCGTCCCATTGACTAGCACCTTTACGATCCATGTGGAAGAAAAGATAAATGCAAATGCAGGTTCCGGACTGACCGGCTGTGTGCAGTCAGTACCGCTTCTGGGAAATGCAACAGGCGCCGGTACCGGTCTATGGACGATTGTTGACGGACCTGCAGGAGCCAGTCCAACTTTTGCTTCCCCTACCAGTCCTTCCACAACCGCCAATAACCTGGATGTTCTTGGCCAGTATAGATTTGCCTGGAATATCACAACACCGCTCGGAGGATGTGTAGGCAAGGATACCGTTGAATTCAATATCACGTGTAATTTGCCGGTGAACCTGACAAACTTTACTGTAAGCAAACAAGCTGCTTCAGTAGTTCTTGACTGGGCAACAGGATCGGAATCAAATAACCGGGGCTTTGAAATTGAACATAGTGCCGATGGCAGCAGCTGGAAAACGATCGCTTTCCAGCCATCCAAAGCAGCAGAAGGCAATAGCGTCAATCCGCTCTCATACAGCTATAAACATAATAACCCGGTACACAGTACCAATTTCTACAGATTGAAGCAGATTGACTTCGACGGGAAATGGGAATACAGTCCTGTCCGTCAGATCAAATTCAACGGACAAAATATTCTCGTTTATCCCAATCCTGCAAAGGATATTATTACTGTTCAGGGTTTGACGGGCAATGAAACGATCCAGCTCTTTGATGTAACCGGCAGAAAAGTAAAACAGTTTAGCGGCATACTGCAACAGCAAAAAATCTCCATTGCTGATCTGCGGGAAGGAACCTATCATATTATTGTAACAGCTCCGAACGGAGAGACCTCAACGCATAAGATCACGAAACTGAAGTAATACTCAAAAAGAAGAATTAGAATTAAAGCAAACAGCCCGTTGTAGCGGGCTGTTTGCTTTTTGAGATAACCGATTTGCAAATCTATTTGAATATCTCTTTCAGCTTTTGGTTGAGCGCTTCACC
This portion of the Pseudobacter ginsenosidimutans genome encodes:
- a CDS encoding response regulator; amino-acid sequence: MENKHAKYNSVLVIDDHKMVANGIKLLIGDLFENFYMAHDGASGMSKALQHFPKLIIVDYSLPDTTGEILVRELKYKIPSARVLAYTYTYSAETIVKMFQSGINGYVIKKENDDDFIRAIHVLMEGRDYFCSEARTHILNRFSNTDEDHTIRHLIANTKFSGKELELIRLLCRQMTTKEISSHLYLSERTVEQYRSSITRRIGARNLAGVIKFALQNGIIQLDEL
- a CDS encoding T9SS type A sorting domain-containing protein — encoded protein: MGSFNWMNYDTYHHHINPMHMLTTKAHSKTTFLNKTISVLLLIYFSLLVSSSLAQNCSINAGGNATVCSSSTTLTGTESGTTGPGTPTWTFVSGPIVPTIVSPNTLVTNITGMTADGNYVFQLSRNCGTGIAISTVTITAHPRPASFTAGPDITNVCATVGTTPLAGVIPAGFTGVWRSVNIYSWSRYSTVVSTNSSFDNTITATPVFSLTNKANHTIDPAYYAILRITSADNSCTFEDTSIVRFLPNPAMVYPTTTTLCRDAGDNQTVLIPSAGSPILATNYPNTSGSAGSGTTFSINVISQPAGATLTFNRISDEGRLFLTGGTIPGTYQFQLTITNSCGTHTTPTLTYNFTGAKPRIVNFQPAGHTAPEQLTIYSNVGSGAEIHCNNMAGTTTPENFYFSIDPADPATVITTLTNRGITPPGGAPSLALTGAGSYDRMVTVTPPIGGWRVGTYAIGVNTSNGACEVTQNYFIHISDNGRTAPTVSDISACYTATGAVVSATVPLPAVYKGTVNTSYLQEFGGYYNFAVVSKPAGSATPTYTSTSLRSLTSTSTTISNLNRPGDYVFSITATNGPGAGPILAAEYGCSGVPLTSTFTIHVEEKINANAGSGLTGCVQSVPLLGNATGAGTGLWTIVDGPAGASPTFASPTSPSTTANNLDVLGQYRFAWNITTPLGGCVGKDTVEFNITCNLPVNLTNFTVSKQAASVVLDWATGSESNNRGFEIEHSADGSSWKTIAFQPSKAAEGNSVNPLSYSYKHNNPVHSTNFYRLKQIDFDGKWEYSPVRQIKFNGQNILVYPNPAKDIITVQGLTGNETIQLFDVTGRKVKQFSGILQQQKISIADLREGTYHIIVTAPNGETSTHKITKLK